A genomic segment from Pleurodeles waltl isolate 20211129_DDA chromosome 9, aPleWal1.hap1.20221129, whole genome shotgun sequence encodes:
- the RPS29 gene encoding small ribosomal subunit protein uS14 — translation MGHQQLYWSHPRKFGQGSRSCRVCSNRHGLIRKYGLNMCRQCFRQYAKDIGFVKLD, via the exons ATGGGTCACCAGCAGCTTTACTGGAGCCACCCAAGGAAGTTCGGACAGGGTTCCCGATCCTG CCGCGTGTGCTCGAACAGGCACGGACTGATTCGCAAGTATGGTTTGAATATGTGCCGCCAGTGTTTCAGGCAATATGCCAAAGATATCGGCTTTGTGAAG